The following proteins are co-located in the Candidatus Paracaedibacter acanthamoebae genome:
- a CDS encoding phosphoribosylaminoimidazolesuccinocarboxamide synthase encodes MAISFSSLLNFGSSPKRRQVNEGTHKTLFDGSESGAYTMQFRDTLSPLDNEFFEVAGKGAINNRLSELFMTRLNDMGLETHFIRRLNMSEQLIRMADPYNFRVTVHNVAADEFAERLGFGEHEILSKPVVELSHKSRELEYPVIAPEHVDALDWAGADEVEDIMLIARRVNDFLSGQFFAVGMRLLNVTLEFGRIYQGDYFEESRVLIIDEITPDTCSILDLQTGTRLDGRALGDTSPQELALRYQEVARRFRILGDTGPLELNENFGVIERGAS; translated from the coding sequence ATGGCCATTAGCTTTAGTTCTCTATTAAATTTTGGAAGTTCACCAAAACGTCGACAGGTCAATGAGGGAACTCATAAAACCCTGTTTGATGGAAGTGAGTCAGGCGCCTATACCATGCAGTTCCGGGACACCCTCTCTCCGTTGGATAATGAGTTCTTTGAGGTTGCGGGCAAAGGTGCTATAAACAATCGTTTATCAGAACTATTTATGACACGTTTAAATGACATGGGACTGGAAACTCACTTCATCCGACGGCTGAATATGTCAGAGCAATTAATTCGCATGGCTGACCCCTATAATTTCCGCGTCACGGTCCATAACGTCGCTGCAGACGAATTTGCCGAACGTTTAGGATTTGGTGAGCATGAAATTTTATCAAAACCTGTGGTGGAACTATCCCACAAATCTCGTGAGCTAGAATACCCTGTCATCGCCCCTGAACATGTGGATGCCTTAGATTGGGCAGGCGCGGATGAGGTTGAGGATATTATGTTGATCGCCCGCCGCGTCAATGATTTCCTGAGTGGACAATTTTTTGCCGTTGGTATGCGGTTACTTAATGTAACCCTTGAATTTGGCCGGATTTATCAGGGCGATTATTTTGAAGAATCTCGGGTACTGATTATTGATGAGATTACCCCAGACACTTGCAGCATTCTGGACCTACAAACTGGAACACGCCTGGATGGACGCGCCCTTGGTGATACATCACCTCAAGAGCTAGCCTTACGATACCAAGAAGTTGCCCGTCGTTTTCGAATTTTGGGCGATACAGGACCGCTTGAGTTGAATGAAAATTTTGGCGTTATTGAGCGAGGAGCTTCTTAA
- a CDS encoding BolA family protein has protein sequence MAMSIEEIQTLIQTGMPDAEIEIKDLAGDGDHYAATVKSAAFAGKSRVQQHQLVYQALGGRMGDQLHALALTTLVKE, from the coding sequence ATGGCAATGTCAATTGAAGAAATACAAACTCTCATCCAAACAGGCATGCCGGATGCGGAAATTGAAATTAAAGATCTGGCTGGTGACGGAGATCATTATGCGGCTACGGTAAAATCAGCCGCCTTTGCCGGAAAATCACGCGTACAGCAACATCAGCTTGTGTACCAAGCATTGGGCGGACGCATGGGAGATCAACTCCATGCATTGGCTCTGACAACATTAGTTAAAGAATAA
- the grxD gene encoding Grx4 family monothiol glutaredoxin yields MNRSIHAELDAEIKATPIVLFMKGDAEMPQCGFSAVVVQILKLLNKPFKTVNVLLDTEIRQGIKDYSNWPTIPQLYVAGEFVGGCDIVREMYQTGELRQLIEDKGL; encoded by the coding sequence ATGAACAGAAGTATTCACGCCGAATTAGATGCAGAAATCAAGGCAACCCCCATCGTCTTATTTATGAAGGGCGATGCTGAGATGCCTCAATGCGGATTTTCTGCAGTGGTTGTGCAAATCTTAAAGCTGTTAAATAAACCCTTTAAAACTGTAAACGTTTTGCTTGATACAGAAATTCGCCAAGGGATTAAAGACTATAGCAATTGGCCAACAATCCCGCAACTGTATGTTGCAGGTGAATTTGTAGGCGGCTGTGATATTGTCCGAGAAATGTACCAAACTGGTGAACTACGCCAACTTATTGAAGATAAGGGTCTGTAA
- the acnA gene encoding aconitate hydratase AcnA: MTNGLDSLKTKSTLKVGDKTYAYFSLEAAEKAGISSISKLPYTIKVLIENLLRHENGKNVTISDIRSSAQLPSEGKSFGEIAFSPARVLMQDFTGVPAVVDLAAMRDAMQTLGGDPEKINPLIPVDLVIDHSVMVDYYANSSAFNQNVELEYTRNAERYKFLKWGQTAFKNFRVVPPGTGICHQVNLEYLSQVVWTKEMENGESLAYPDTLVGTDSHTTMVNGLAVLGWGVGGIEAEAAMLGQPLSMLLPKVVGFKLTGKLADGITATDLVLTVTNILRAKGVVGKFVEFYGPGLDHLSLADRATIANMAPEYGATCGFFPVDKETLRYLEFTGREADRIALVEAYAKAQGLWRDSNSPDPVYDEFVELDLSTVLPTIAGPKRPQDKVLLSDAKESCLATLKADNKLDAPGAAVEGKDYELNHGDVVIAAITSCTNTSNPSVMLGAGLVARKAHALGLKPKPWVKTSLAPGSQVVSDYLEKSGLMRDLEAVGFHLVGYGCTTCIGNSGPLNPQLAKAVEAVDLSVAGVLSGNRNFEGRINPHVKLNYLASPPLVVAYALAGSMKIDLTKDPIGTSKDGKPVYLKDIWPSQAEIAEAVTNSMTPEMFRQRYSNVFKGDDHWQAIDATASQTFNWEGSSTYVKNPPYFDDIKDDKRTVSNISGAKVLALLGDSVTTDHISPAGSIKKDGPAGKYLESHSVEAHDFNSYGSRRGNHEVMMRGTFANIRLANEMVPEKTGGVTRMDVQGEVMSIYDAAMAYQKQGTPLIVIAGKEYGTGSSRDWAAKGTRLLGVKAVIAESFERIHRSNLVGMGVLPLQFAEGVNRKTLMLTGFEAISLLGLEKGLAPGMSVTCEITRLNGEKITLALKCRIDTQDEVDYFYNGGILPYVLRALAEVA, translated from the coding sequence ATGACAAACGGCCTAGACTCACTGAAGACCAAATCGACATTGAAGGTTGGGGATAAAACTTATGCTTATTTTAGTTTAGAAGCGGCAGAAAAGGCTGGAATTAGTTCTATTTCTAAATTGCCCTATACCATTAAAGTTTTAATAGAAAACCTTCTGCGGCATGAAAATGGTAAAAATGTTACCATTTCCGATATTCGGTCAAGCGCCCAGTTGCCAAGTGAAGGAAAGTCCTTTGGTGAAATCGCTTTCTCTCCGGCTCGGGTTTTAATGCAAGATTTTACTGGAGTTCCGGCGGTGGTCGACCTGGCGGCTATGCGGGATGCTATGCAAACTCTGGGGGGAGACCCTGAAAAAATTAATCCTCTCATTCCCGTTGACTTGGTCATTGATCACTCTGTCATGGTTGACTATTATGCAAATTCATCAGCGTTCAACCAAAACGTTGAGCTGGAGTATACTCGCAATGCAGAACGCTATAAGTTCTTAAAATGGGGTCAAACAGCATTTAAAAACTTTCGAGTGGTACCGCCAGGAACTGGGATTTGTCACCAAGTAAACTTAGAATATTTATCCCAAGTCGTTTGGACAAAAGAAATGGAAAACGGTGAGAGCCTTGCCTATCCTGATACGTTGGTGGGAACTGACAGTCATACCACCATGGTTAATGGCCTTGCCGTTCTTGGTTGGGGTGTGGGCGGTATTGAAGCCGAAGCGGCTATGTTGGGGCAACCCTTAAGTATGTTATTACCAAAAGTTGTTGGGTTTAAGTTAACAGGTAAGCTTGCTGACGGTATAACCGCGACTGATTTAGTTTTGACCGTTACAAATATTCTTCGGGCCAAAGGCGTTGTCGGGAAATTTGTTGAATTTTATGGTCCTGGTCTCGATCACCTTAGCTTGGCTGATCGGGCCACTATTGCCAATATGGCGCCAGAATATGGTGCCACCTGTGGCTTTTTCCCGGTTGATAAAGAAACATTGCGCTACCTTGAATTTACAGGCCGTGAAGCGGATCGGATTGCTTTGGTTGAGGCCTATGCAAAGGCCCAGGGACTATGGCGTGATTCTAACAGTCCAGATCCTGTGTATGATGAATTCGTTGAGCTTGATTTATCAACTGTTTTGCCTACGATTGCGGGCCCTAAGCGTCCTCAAGATAAAGTTCTTTTAAGTGATGCTAAGGAATCTTGTCTTGCAACCCTTAAGGCTGACAATAAATTGGACGCCCCCGGGGCTGCGGTAGAGGGCAAAGACTATGAGCTGAATCACGGCGATGTGGTGATTGCGGCAATTACCAGCTGTACCAATACGTCTAACCCATCCGTGATGCTGGGCGCTGGTCTCGTCGCCCGCAAAGCCCACGCCTTGGGCCTTAAACCTAAGCCCTGGGTTAAAACATCCTTGGCGCCAGGATCTCAGGTTGTTAGTGATTATCTAGAAAAATCCGGATTAATGCGTGATTTAGAAGCCGTTGGTTTCCATCTTGTGGGTTATGGTTGCACCACCTGTATTGGTAACTCTGGCCCTCTCAATCCCCAATTAGCCAAAGCTGTTGAAGCTGTGGATCTAAGTGTGGCGGGTGTTTTGTCGGGGAACCGTAACTTTGAAGGGCGTATTAATCCACATGTGAAATTGAATTATCTAGCCTCGCCCCCCCTCGTCGTAGCCTATGCTTTGGCAGGATCCATGAAGATCGATTTGACGAAAGACCCAATTGGGACATCGAAGGATGGAAAGCCTGTCTATCTAAAAGATATTTGGCCAAGCCAAGCGGAAATTGCTGAAGCGGTCACAAATTCCATGACGCCAGAAATGTTCCGCCAGCGCTACTCTAACGTTTTTAAGGGTGATGATCATTGGCAAGCCATTGATGCGACAGCTTCTCAAACATTCAACTGGGAAGGGTCCAGCACTTATGTTAAGAACCCCCCCTACTTTGATGATATTAAAGATGACAAACGTACGGTTAGCAATATAAGTGGTGCTAAAGTTCTGGCCTTGCTTGGCGACAGCGTCACCACTGACCATATCTCACCCGCTGGAAGTATTAAGAAAGATGGCCCGGCAGGCAAGTATTTAGAGAGTCACTCTGTTGAGGCACATGATTTTAATTCCTATGGATCCAGGCGGGGGAATCACGAAGTAATGATGCGGGGAACCTTTGCCAATATTAGGTTAGCCAATGAAATGGTTCCAGAAAAAACTGGGGGCGTGACTCGGATGGATGTCCAAGGAGAGGTGATGTCAATTTATGATGCAGCCATGGCTTATCAAAAACAAGGTACCCCTCTTATTGTGATTGCTGGTAAGGAATATGGAACTGGCTCCTCCCGCGACTGGGCGGCAAAGGGAACGCGTTTATTGGGTGTAAAAGCTGTCATTGCGGAAAGTTTTGAACGCATCCACCGATCTAACTTGGTTGGGATGGGTGTGTTGCCTTTGCAATTCGCGGAAGGTGTAAACCGTAAAACATTAATGCTGACAGGATTTGAGGCAATCTCTCTCCTCGGTCTGGAGAAGGGGCTTGCCCCGGGTATGAGCGTCACCTGTGAAATTACTCGGCTAAATGGAGAAAAAATTACTCTTGCCCTAAAGTGCCGGATCGACACGCAGGATGAGGTCGATTATTTCTATAACGGCGGTATTTTGCCTTATGTTCTGAGAGCTTTGGCAGAGGTTGCCTGA